One window from the genome of Nostoc edaphicum CCNP1411 encodes:
- a CDS encoding plasmid mobilization protein, translating into MPQSLRFVSLRSNGRLVQVGKPPLKNPPRNVPQSSRFMANRKQSKALVRKHIFPVRLSDIELDLLRIKSIDAGMSASELMRRNTLMRPLPKRLSKISLQTYWELGQIGNNLNQLVKATNTALKIGRTLPADPELLRELLELLHQCRRDIASDDVDDDDSEEDEEDDWEAD; encoded by the coding sequence ATGCCTCAAAGCTTACGCTTTGTCTCGCTGCGCTCGAACGGCAGACTGGTTCAAGTGGGGAAACCCCCCTTGAAAAACCCCCCTCGCAATGTCCCTCAATCTTCTCGATTTATGGCGAACCGCAAGCAGTCAAAAGCTCTAGTCCGAAAGCATATTTTTCCAGTGAGATTGAGCGACATCGAATTGGATCTGCTGCGAATAAAATCAATTGATGCGGGGATGTCAGCGAGTGAACTGATGAGGCGCAATACGTTGATGCGTCCATTGCCAAAACGACTAAGTAAAATTAGCTTGCAAACATATTGGGAGTTAGGACAAATTGGGAACAATCTCAACCAGCTTGTTAAAGCTACAAACACAGCGCTAAAAATTGGGCGAACTTTACCTGCTGATCCAGAACTGTTACGAGAACTTTTAGAACTGTTGCATCAGTGCAGGCGAGACATTGCCTCTGATGATGTTGATGATGACGACTCGGAAGAAGACGAAGAGGATGATTGGGAAGCAGACTAA